From Argopecten irradians isolate NY chromosome 3, Ai_NY, whole genome shotgun sequence:
GAACTGAAATCCTCTATAGATCGAGTTTAAAGAAACTGAAATCCTCTATAGATCGAGTTTAAAGAAACTGAAATCCTCTATAGATCGAGTTTAAAGAAACTGAAATCCTCTATAGATCGAGTTTAAAGAAACTGAAATCCTCTATAGATCGAGTTTAAAGAAACTGAAATCCTCTATAGATCGAGTTTAAAGAAACTGAAATCCTCTATAGATCGAGTTTAAAGAAACTGAAATCCTCTATAGATCGAGTTTAAAGAAACTGAAATCCTCTATAGATCGAGTTTAAAGAAACTGAAATCCTCTATAGATCGAGTTTAAAGAAACTGAAATCCTTTATAGATCGAGTTTAAAGAAACTGCAATCCTCTATAAAGATTTGAAAGAAATATACATATGCAGTTTTATCTTGTAATTACCACTCATGCTTGAAAATTCAACTTACATCCAGTGACACTAAGAGTTGTAAGAGCACTCTGTCCAGTTCCGACGGAGTTGATAGCGTAACATCTGTATGTCCCAGAATCTGCACTATTGGCGGAGATAACGGTCAAAGAAGGGGAGCTAACTGTAGCTCCGGAGAAGTTTACATTGTCAATGGTGACGGACTGTGTCCCTGTACCTATGTCCCTCTGCCAGTATACAGAGGTATGGGAGGGGTTGGATGTGATAGAACAGCCCAGGGTCACGGTCGTCCCCGTGGTAACGCTGTAGGAGGACTGCGACACAGACACAGAGGGCACGTCTGTCAAGGAACAAAGGTTTTTTATTTAGGAGATTTCATCATTATGTATTGAAGGAGGTTTAGAAATCAGATTATCACTCAAGTTCTCAGGTACATGTAGGTCTGACACATGGAGAATTATAAATCAacatattcaatttttattttggaGGGGAGGGTGATTGGTAGAGAGGGTATTGGGAAAATTTGGGAAAACATACCTATATTACTGAGAACACGTACGGAAAccaattagtttttttttcgtAATTACAGCAACTTTCACCTATGATCTTCTACACACAATGTTTGAGAAAACTTGTATTGTAGatttttattatacaaacacaaaattTTACCCATTAATGATGGAGCTACCTCTTCCTCTAATACTTACTTCCTGACACCGTGAGAGTCGCCTGTGAACTCTGACCTGTCCCCACACTGTTGGTTGCGAAACACTTGTAGATACCATTATCTGACGTGGAGGCACTGTACACCACAAGCGATGGTGAGGACACAGACGATCCCCCGTACTTGGTGTTGTCTATACTGATCGTGTTGGTGACTCCATTGATGGTCCGTTGCCAGAACACACTGGTTGCCGCGGGAGACGCCGATACCGAACAGATGAGTGTAAGGGTATCACCAACAGACGCTGTGTAACTTGATTGACTGACACTGACGGTTGGCACGTCTGAAAGAAATCAAAAATATTAGGAAATAGATGTTTACTTTTCTATTAAATTGAAATCTTAAAAATTCAAAACTACCAGTAAATAATGACTACCAGTAAATAATGTCTGTTTTAAGTACTTACTTCCGGAGACTGACACAGAGATGACAGCGCTCTGACTTGTTCCCAGGCTGTTCGCTGCCTTACACAGGTACGCCCCTGAGTCACTAGAGTCAGCATTGTAGATCAATAGGTTGGGAGAGCTAATTGTAGATCCTCCATAATTTGTGTTGTCAATTGATAACGTGGAGTAAACGTTATTGCTGTTTAGTTTCTGCCAAAATACAGATGTGATGGCAGGACTACCAGATACAGAGCAGGAGAGTTCGACTGTCGACCCAACAAATGATGAATATGATGTGGTGGTTACTGTTACTGTAGGGACAcctaaaattgtaaaattttataatttagtGGTTACAAAAATGGAACACATTCTAGTTTCtcagattttaaaattattctgaaaataaaGAGTTTATAATCCATTTCCAATTTAGATAAGAATAAGATGTATATCACCTGCAAAAGTTTCTCAGCTACGTCTGAAATAAATCCAGCTACGTCTGAAATCTAAACTGATTCAGCTACGTCTAAAATAATACTAAAATGATTCATTTACGTCTGAAATAAATCTCAACTGATTCAACTACGTCTGAAATAAATCTTCACTGATTCAGCTACGTCTGAAATAAATCTTAACTGATTCAGCTACGTCTGAAATAATACTAAAATGATTCAGTTACATCTGAAATAAATCTAAACTGATTCAGCTACGTCTGAAATAAATCTTAACTGATTCAGCTAGGTCTGAAATAAATCTAAACTGATTCCATTAGTAGTTAATCTATATCAAAGTGACATCTGTATCCGATTGCGGTTgacactgaaaaaaatataccacTTTATTTGAAAAAGGAAGAGGTGAAATGGAGAAAGGGAAGTGTTTCACGGGAGTTAGAATCAAATACACATGTTAGGTCAAGAACATACAAACAGTTAAGTTCAACAGAGGTCAAATTATATCTGATTGATCCTTACACATGcactatataattttatttggaTTTCAGTTTAGTTTATTGGTAATAaagtttttgtttacatttttttttttttgtaattttattttcatgatttttattGGAATATTTACCACATTAATCAAATATGCACCATTTATTGTCAAACATTTTTTGATTCCAAGTGTTAACAGAGTTTTGAGTATTACACTAATACCCTATCTTGAGGACAGAACTTCAGATAGTACACAACAAAATATCTTCAGGGTGATTTGTGATATACCCGAGTAGAGATTTTGATAATAGTTAAGTAGTAAAATACTTTAATAATTCATACTTTAATATATTAAAGTCCCAATATCTATATCTGTctcatttgttttgtgttttagaagaattttgaaaagaaatccTGTTTACTGCAAAtcagccgacattgtaacgtcgttgccgagaacacAACGTGACTACTGTATCTATGTGACATCTTTCCTAACTCCCACAAGAACAGGCCATGAACTTTCGGACTTTAGTTTGGCAACGATCATAACTTTTATGACAACCACTTTCAataactgctgtaccaaagttactaaaaaatcattataaatattcttggtataacttcatttttactacatctacaaatacatgtagtaacaaTATCATGGTTGGGTCTAAGTTGACCTTTTAGCGGCAATAGTAATATAAATGTGTGACATTAAGTAGAAAACTTGAGACATAGAAGTGAGATACTTGCTACCGATGACAGACAATGTAATGGTTCCACTCTCACTAATCCCGATACTGTTCACAGCGTAACAAACATAGTTTCCCTCATCCTCGCTATTGACATTGTTGATGATAAGCGTTGGTGAGCTGATAGTACCGCCCTCATATTTGTCTCCATCGACATCCAGTGTGATGACGGCTCCGCTCGACATCGTGCGTTTCCAGTATACAGTTGTTACCTCCCAGCCAGTACTGGCCGAGACTGAGGCTTGGAGTACGGCACTACTCCCAAGGATAACATCATAGGCCGAACTATTGATGGCTACTGACGGGATATCTGGAATAGATATAATGTTACACATGTGATATAAAAGATTTAATTAGGTTTGGATGGCTGAAAACTGCAAGTACTCCAGTTAAagatttcatataaaatttcaattgaCATCTCTGATTCCACAATCCTTACATGATGAGATCATTGAAAACtatgaaaataattctgaaaataattatgaaaataagtttttttttaaatgattcaaaatgatcaaacaaataatatctATATTACAAACATCGCAACAAAAAGTCTTTTTACGAGATGAAATATTTGGGAAAGAAATATTCATATAAGTTTGGGCTGCATAATGTGCAAACTAACCCGCAAAAAAGTTTTCAGTGGATGACTTACTTCCCCTTACTGTAAGGTCTATGATGCCACTTTCACTCGTGCCGAGGCTGTTTGTAATCCGACAGATGTAGCTCCCAGCGTCAATACTATCCACATTGTAGATGACGAGGGAGGGAGAACTGACCAGACTTCCGCCGTAGTTGATCCTGTCCACAGTAATGTTCTCCCGGGTAGTGTTAGTATACATCCTTTGCCAGAGAACAGAGGTTATGGCAGGGCTAGCGGTCACATTTACCATTAGAGTGACCGATGTTCCTGAACTAACGTTGTAAGCTGACTGGCTGATAGACACAGAAGGTGCTGAAGGGACACACAGGGAGAGAAGGAAGACAGAAGGGAGAAATAAATGGTGCTCATTATCAGGTGAACAGTACTTGAACTTGATCAAAGAATGGGGTGTGTtacttatctccctttattacACAACCTTGACTTTACCTGTCCCAAActtatatttaaatacatgcaGCACCATTTTATCACCACTGACACAAAAATTATCAGATCAACCGAAACACTGGACAGAGGCTTATTTCCCCTTTGAATTAAAACTAGTAGTTTTGAACAGTGATCTCCCCTGATTTGAAATTAATCTGGCCTAATTGTAGTTCATATTCTTTGAAGTTTTGTTCACATACTGTCCATTGTGCATAAGTCAAAGTGAAAGAGGAaggagaaaaaaagaaagtGCCTTCTAAAGCAGCTAGGTCAGCATCTTTTCTAAGCAAACTAAAAAGAAGCAcatagataaaaataataaattaattacagtgtaataattaatatgaaaaataaaatcacaaaattttgaaactttatcaATATTCCCAAATTTCATTTACATCTTGTTTTCTGTCCTGCAATTGATAAACCACAAAAACTAATTGAACTAATtcaattatcataaaataaagCCAATTccatttgaaataatgaatacatacttgaataatattttggaatattttaaGTACCGATAAGTTGCAAAATgacttcaaaaattaaaatacagtaatttgaaaatatgttttagtCACAAAGTTCTGTGATTATGGTATAATCATATAAACCAACTTAAATTCAATGAAACTAAATTTTGCGCTTTTTTACAGTGATttgatttgaaacattttcacaGCAATTTCTTGTGGAAAATTCTCACTAGCTacaaaatttgcaaaatttaaCTTCATGTAAAAATAAGTTGGTAAACATAGTATGAACTGTCgataatataatgttatatatccatTTAAAAGCAGCTCATACGTCAGTAGTCAATTTCAGCAAAAAAATAGAGCATATGTTGTATGTACATCTACAAATGTACAAATGCATTGTAagcattttgtttacatgtgcTTGAAATATATGTTGCAGCCTGTGACAATGCAAGTTTCTTTGAGTTTAACTTATGCAGTAATACACAGgtacaattaaaattaaaagcagGATTTTTATGCAAACCATGTTAGAGCAAGCAGTCCTGGCTACAATTGCCTACAATGTTCCCAAATCCACAGGTGTCAGCatatgtaaattaaacatgCAAGCATTGCAGTAcaagcagtatatatatataatgcaggTACAGAAAGCAGAAGTGTTCAAACCTTGGTTGTACGAATTATGACACTTTTCAAAGCACTCACTAACTTTGAACTGTGAAAACCTTGTTGATAACAAATTACTTTCCTATCTTCTTTTCTAATAAagatttaatttcaattaagAATGGAATTGAAAATGTTATTCTGGAAGTCTATAGATAAACACACAGATGTTTTCTTTGTAATGTGGGGctaaaataatattcaaatgtAGGACCATAGATAGCTTTGACAAATTCAACTACAAATAAGCCAAGGTTTGCAAGCCAAAACCATTACATACTTACTTTAGCTGCCATACAGATGCCTAAAAAAGAATTCTAATAGACTTACTTCCTCCTGTCACCGTCAGCTGGATAAAGCTTCCTCCTCCCGTTGCTAGGGTGTTTGTAGCAAAGCATCTGTACGACCCGGAATCTGACGTCTGGGCATTGCTGATCTGGAGCGAGGGCGATGACACAGAGGATCCGGAGAATCGCGTGGCAGATGTACTGATAGTGGAGGTGGTGCCGCTCTTGATGACCTCCCAGTAGACGGAGGAGACCGTGGTGATGCTAGTGTAGGAACAGGCCAGGGTCACGGAGGATCCCGTCGATACACTGTATGTGGTCTGGGTCGTGGAGATGATGGGAGCACCTGATCGATACAAGTAGAGTGTATATCATGTAGGTGAACAAAGAGCATATGTGAATCTGAACAAACATTTGAACAATCATTTTCAgttgaattttaaaagaaactgacgaaaatatgttttaatttgagTAATATGAGATCTAACTCAGTCAATTTCAGGACAAACCATATTATCTATTCCAACTCTCTTGGGTCTTGTCAAGTAAAACTATAGTTATCAACTTTATTTGTTCTACTTCGAATGGTATCAAGTTATACAATTTATGTAAATCAGCTCttgatggcccggatgtaagcgcacgaggggtcttagtgtgggaggaaaccggagtgccccgAGAAAATCCatgtgacccctaaccttttcaggTCCATGCCAAGGATCAAACCCTGGCCGGCAAGGTGAAAGGTGAGCGACTTAACCACTATACCAACTGATCACCCTATGTAAAACTGACTCGGGATTGACTCATATTAACATGACGTTTTTGCTTATGTAGTTGGCTGGTTCTAATGCAAAATAATAGAAGacctttttttattaaatttccaAATGTACAATGCGTGTaaggtatattgtattttttttattcagttaaAACTCATAGTTTTCAAAAACTCAGAAATGTGTTTGAACTATATCTATacctatataatatttttttgaagGAATACATAATTATGTGAGTTTAATTAGTTACCAATGACAATATTAGTTCAATTTGATACTGGCTTAAGAGTTTACCTGAAGAGACGATCAATGATATGTTTGGTCCTGAGGTAGTTCCAGCACTGTTCTGGCCATAACACCTATATGTAGCTTGGTCATTATTGTCGATGTTGTATATTATCAATGATGGTGAAGCCACTGACGACCCACCATAATTTGTGTTGTCGATGGTGATGGTCGTCGTGGCAGTATTAGTTATTTTCTGCCAGAATATGTTGGTTGCCCCGGATACAGAACATTGTAGTGTGGCGGTGTTTCCTTGGACGATGGTATAACTTGTCTGACTTACGGTTACAGTTGGTGCtggaagaaagaaaataaaaattaaagattgaaaatgattttccttaattttaaatctagacaaagattgattttttttttttttttttttttggaaaaaattaATGCAATAAGGGCACTGATATAGGATTCATTTTTTAAGCTGTCTCTACCAGTCTCCTACTGGACTATAACATGTAATTGATCAGCTTTACTAAGTatgacatgtatttatatagaaaCAGGTAAGATTACTTAAGAGGATTTAGaaatttgaattgaaaaatAGTAAGACTTTAAAACTACCAGTATAATGGAAAGTTTTACCACCTGaaacttattttgattttataaaattgaCCGACATGTAATGTCATAATTTAACAGATGCTGAATTAAAACTAACTTTAAGGGGAATACAACCTATACAGATTAGAGTTCCTAAAGTGAGCTATACTATAAGCCTGGCCAGTATTGGGGAGTATGATGTATACAATACTACAAGCCTGGCCAGTATCGGGGAGTATGACGTACACAAGCTACAAGCCTGGCCagtattataatcctttatacaatacattgAGGCTACAATGACAATGTATAGTAGGTAATATGTAACTGGCATTTTGTAGGGTATTTAAGGGATTAACAAGgcattaaattaaatgttatatgcTCAAAGGAAGGCATTACAATGGCACTTTCAGTGAAAACATTGATTACATCATTAATTATCAGGCTCATATTTTCACTTCTCAACTGTGCACTGTTTGAAGCAGTTATAATTATGGTCTATAAGCATCAGGGTAGAGTAGAACCTGTCTGTAGtgaacacctctgtataaagaccacctgcttaataattAAGACGCACTTCTTTTTGGTCCTAAAAGTGTTCAATGCACCACAATTTGACCTTTGTCTGTATCATCTTTGGACAGGTTTGAACGAACAGCATAATTATGATGGCTTTGCAGTCTTGTTCAAAACCAGAATACTTTTTGGAATAGGTGCAATATGTTTCCATCATGTATGTATGATTGTATGGGCGCGACCCCTGAAAAAAGGCATATACTTCTGAATATAATAACcttcatatttttcatataggagatcattttttttcaaatttcatgatTTCTGTTGCTACAAATCGAGGATCATGTAAGTGACATTGTTGTACATTTTAGAATGTGGTACTGCTGGTTTAGCAGACACTATAATATACTTCTTTAGTACTAAACTAAATTTGATGGAGGACAGGTGGCAATACAAAAAGCATGTGATAGGTTTAGGGATGTAAGATTATGGATATTGCCTGTACCCACaagttttctttaaaattttcattacaTGCATATACCGATTATGTGATGCATTAAAATCTGAAAATTTTAACCCAAAAGTCAACTTTTCTACTACTGTATTACAATAACTTAAATATGCTCTTT
This genomic window contains:
- the LOC138317524 gene encoding lachesin-like — protein: MVNVTASPAITSVLWQRMYTNTTRENITVDRINYGGSLVSSPSLVIYNVDSIDAGSYICRITNSLGTSESGIIDLTVRGNIPSVAINSSAYDVILGSSAVLQASVSASTGWEVTTVYWKRTMSSGAVITLDVDGDKYEGGTISSPTLIINNVNSEDEGNYVCYAVNSIGISESGTITLSVIGSKYLTSMSQVFYLMSHIYITIAAKRST